In Ananas comosus cultivar F153 linkage group 10, ASM154086v1, whole genome shotgun sequence, the sequence tggttcttttcttttcgaGAGCAGCTTGGAAAGGTTTTACGGATTCAAAAGGTCCCAAAAGACAAAACTCAATTTCCAAACACACGTGATGTGCTTACGAGACATGAACAACTTTTATGGCGTGATGCTGCCGAACTGGTGGAATCCTCATCAAGACATAACCTGGCTCAAAGATACGTGGTGCATGTGATGAGTCCTTTTCTAGGTGCAAAGCATATAGATGTTGGGGTAAGGAATCTTTTCTTTAAATATGTAGTGCCCTATTtgaactttttctctctcttatccTACCTGGTCTAATGGAAGTTATCCCTAAAGGTTGCTTTCTAAGATTATATGTTGCTATTTCTAACTAGAAAATGGACTCATGTTAATACCTCTTAGTTTTTTACCAGTTGAAAAGAAATTTATGTGGGTGATGGAAAACCATTTTACTTGGATTAGATAGAAAGTTCAAACACGTGAATGTGCACAACTATTGGAGTcttaaaggaaagaaaaaaaaattgcgcaCCACTCTAGTAAGTCCCTCTATGATCCAAAAGCAATCGTCCATATATGGGGTTGCTGGATTATGGCAATGTTATCCGCAGAATGATTTGAATCTTTTTATTCATGCTATTCAGTTGTCCAAATAAGCTCGccaaattttattagtatgattCAACATCTTCTCAATTTTGTACATATACATGCTCTGTTGTTGAAATAATTAATGACATTAACTTCTACTTCTAATGCAGATTCGTGTCTCTGTGTCTAGGGATTTCTTGGAGCTCGTCAAAGTGAATATCCGTAGCCATCGTCCAATTTTGCGGGTTGATGTCTCTGAAGTAGATATTCTCAGTGATTCTGCACTTGTTATTTCTGACCATTCAATATTTACTGGTAAAGTCTGACTCTGAATCTGTATCTTTGCCTTTTAAAGTCCTTACATAATGTGACCCATATTCTGATATCATATCTGTAAAATAATTtgcatgtttttctttttctttccttttttttttttatgttccaTAATGATTGCTGCTTCACCTCAGGCACCTCTGATGAAAGCATTTGCATAGCAGTAGAAATAAAGGTACATTCAACAAGTAAAATGTGTTCTTTACTTTGTTGTAAATTTTGCTCTATTCTTGGCGTTCATTGTTGATTCGTCTTCTGCTTTCAGCCCAAGTGTGGATTTCTCCCGTCCTCAGAATTCATAGCCAAAGCTAATTCCGTTAAGAAGCATGTAACTCGATATAAGATGCACCAACTCCTTAAACTTCATCATGGAGAGGTTTGTGGCTcttaatagtaaaattttaactcaATTTGTTCCATAACTAAAGAGTAGAAGCCTCTTCTTTTTCCCGTGATGTGCCAGTCACCTGTTTTGGTCTATCAGTGATCATTGAATGACTTTTGGGGCTTGTATGGCCCGCTGAAGCTCTGCAGAAGTGCTTTATTAGTAGAATTGTTCAAAGAAGCACTAAAAGCTTTTTTTGGGGGTCAAATTCCTACAAGAATTTTCTGCtacagcagaagcagaagcttaaAACTGGTGCTTCTGCTTTTGAACCCAAAGGCTCATTTTAGGGTGGTTTTGTTTCCCAAACACATTGCTGCTGATTCTAAAGTAGAGAAATTACTCCAGGTTGCAGCTGAAAAGACATTTTTTAGCTGCTTTCTGTTAATATCAAACTTGATGATCTTTTTTTCAGATCTTGAAGGAGAGTGAGTACGACCCCCTTGATCTCTTCTCTGGGTCAAAGGACAGAATATGTAAGGCCATTGGTGCATTATTTTCAACTCCAGAGAACAATTTCCGTGTATTTTTAAACGGCTCACTCATTTTTGGATGTATGGGACGTGATAATATTCCATCTCATCAAGTAAACAAAACCTTTGAAGATTTGATCAAAGTCGGCGGGCTACAGCTATCGAGCTTTCTTGAGCTTCTTGGGGAGGTGATTTTCAAATCCGGGATACTAGATCGGCTTCTAGCAACACAAAAGCTCGACGTTCTTGATATTGAAGGAGCGATTCATGCATATTATAATATTGTTTCTCAGCCTTGCTCGGTGTGCAAAAGTATAGCTGACGCTGAACTATTGGATCGGTATTCTTTTCTGCATTCTCTTCCAATGGAGAAGAGCCTGAAGATTGTTAGAGAGTTTCTTGTAGCTGCCACTGCAAAGGACTGTAGCCTAATTATCAGCTTTAGACCTAGAGAGAGTGGAATTACGTCTTCAGATTATAGTTCAATATGTCTTAAATCGTTGAACCGAATATATTATTACAAGGTACCATTCCAACTTTAGTTTGCAACATTATTTGGTCTTTCTGTAGTACTCGAAAATGCATTAGGCTTAGCCTTTTGCTATTGAAGGTTGAACTTCACGCCCTTGCATGCATATAAAGTGCATTATATGTCCTTTTATGTGTCTTAGTGCTATGTTGTCGGTGTCAAAATATCAATGATGCTCTGTTAGTTACCTGATTATTGTTGATAtcatgctatttttctctccttttttctttaatgCAGGCGCATTTCATTGACCTGGATATGAAACCTCTGGAGAAGATGGTCTATTACTATGAGAAGGATCAGAAGATTGTTAATTTCTATAAAAGAAATGTGGAGACCGAACAAAGTTCATGCAATTCCAAAAATGGTGTTAATTGTTACAGGAAGAAACACTTTCATCAATGAAAGTTTCTTTTGTAGTCAGTTTACTGTCTTTTTGATCTTTCACATAGAAAGATTCTGTAAATGGACTCTCTTATCTTTATTCAGTTACTTTGAAATATAGTTAGAATTTAGATCCAATTTCAGCTGTATCCTCAGAGTTTCATTTTAGTGACTTAAAAGTTTGTTTGGCATAACAATTTAGTCCTTGGTAGTCTATCTTCTGAAAGAGATGCACTATCAGCATGATTCTTTGGTTTTGCCAATCTGGCTGCTTTTTGAAGCAGTTCTATACTAATAATGCATTTAAACAGTTGTAATGCAATACAAACTTCAATGATTAAATTGTCAAAACTGAAATTTTGTGGATTTAGATGGTCTATAGATAGAGGGATATAGTAGTTTTCTGATACAAACTTCAATGATTAAGTTGTCAGAATTAAAACTGTTTGGATATTGAACAAACTTTGAGTAAATTATTAACTAACCGCTCTCTAATATATGTGGATGTTGGATAATGCTACTTGTTTCATTGCGTGCTTTGGATGCTTGACCATCTTTGAGGCCAAGATGGATATACATAAGCACTTTCCACAATGCTACTTTGCTATCAGCACAGCCGATCCAACTCTAGCCACATCAAGGTACTACTGGAAAGTGCAAACTTGCGGTTTGATGGTTCTATGTTGTTTTGAGATATTAATAATTTCTATGTATGTATCAAAAATGCAGAATTTAACTGTGAATCCTGCTGAAGAAGATGACAAGCCTCTTTACCAGCTAAGTTGAATGATAGTTGTTGCAGCAGGAGAAAACATGTTTACCGACAATTAATGATGGAGGAATATCTTTTTCTGATATTTCAAAGGTATGCTAACCtggttttattttgtaattttctgACTTTGCTATCAGTACTTGGAATATCATTCCTATTGCAAAACTAACATGATTTGTGTTTCCTCTCAACAAGCGACTGCAATTTGAGCATGCTAAAGTTCAATTGTTGGTCTGTATATGTTCTCTGTCTTGGTTTTATAgcttagaaaattttctttataaataaagCGCTACCTTTTccttaaaagaaaaaggaaaaaaaacaattagCTGCATCCTAAACCCAACAAACTTACCGAACATCATCTGAGAGAGTTGCTAGCTAGGGGAGGTAGTATTTATTGTCAATGTTTCCTAGGTCAAGTCAATAAGATAGTATAGATTAGTATTGGTATTAATGGTCGACATGTGCTATTTCATAGTACCTAATTAGCAAAGATTATACATGTGCACAGATAATGAAAAGGAGGTAGTTGagtcaattattattattattagggtaaGTTGCacctttggtcctcaaactatgagtcgggcgacactttggtcctcaaactttaattcacTTTAATCTGTGGCTCGAACTTTcagaattattacaatcaagtccCAAACCCAATTTAGTTTACTACATATTGACATATTGTTAATGTAGAAGTGATATACAGTTTTGTGATTGATGATGCGCCAGTAATTACGATGTTATTTCACTTTTACATCAACAATACGTTAacatttagttaattaaattatattgtgGAACTCTGATTGTAATATTCGAAAAGTTACGATCcataaattacaacaaatttaaataatatcaaattttataactttattaattacttatttttaattggtctagttttatttgctaaaagtGATTGCAGTCATTTTATTTGATGAAATGACCAAGATATTTCACAAattctcaattattttttttacttgataAAACTGTGTATTTATTGCCAATTAATAACTAATGAAATTTGCATGTGATATAGTAGAAAATATGTAAGGCTTAATTTATATAAGTGCAGCGTAAAGTCATTAATTTCAGtgaattttcaatttaatataatatgttacactaaattaattaaaaaaaattaaaaaaaattgagggttCCAATTGAAACAGAAATATAGTTGAAGGGGCGTGCGTACATCTCAAGAGGTATAAACATTTGTTAGAAAAGGACAAACAATCCCTAGAAATGTCAAGGGCCTTGCTGCAGCTATTTGCTGTTACTATCAAATAAATACTAAGCACTGAAGCAAAActattatgattattattattattttttggtagGTTGAATAGATTATAAAGAAGGTCAAGTTGCATCTCTTCTTGACCATGTGAATAGATGCCTCACATGTTTGTTTAAAGTAAGAGCAATGCATTCAAGGGTCGATCTTATCGCATTAATCTTAtcacaattttataattttaatattaaaaattttaaaaaactatttcaaattttggatGGATGGATTGTAACTAAAATGTACACCCCTCTTTTAGATGTACAGATAGTTAGATATATACtctaaaaagatatatatattacatccCATTATTTAAAgattcacaaaatttttttaaatttttagttttttaaagaGGTTGTATAATACACACCCTCTTCTGAGGtccggaaaaaaaaatctcaagtttttaattaaaaaataataataaaatgagtaATTATATTTAGATCATAGAAAGCCTGTAGTATAGGCCTACAGATGGCATTTCTTTAcaatataataatgtaaaagaaGTGACGCACGTGAATAAGACATGATAATTAATAGAACAAAACAGTGCACAAATTATTCATAAAACTGTTATAGGAATTGGAGTTTCAGCCTTTCTCAGGGTAGTTGGCGCAGTCGGCTCCCACACTTGTTCTGTGCCATTAATTGATTCTCAGCCGGCAGCAGCCAGCTTTCTGCTCTGAGCTTGCTGGCACGAGAATGGCGGGAGTAGAGCCGATCATATTAGCAGCGCTGGGATGGGTGGCGTCTCCCCTCGTGGCGAAGCTGCTTGCCGAAGGCTTCGCCAGCTTAGGCATCAACGCGGAGAAGAAGCTGCAGAAGCTGAGGGCCACCGTCCTCCCGGTGTTGAAATCGGTGATCGAGAAAGCGGAAGGCAGCCCGCACCGGAGCGAGGTGGAGGGCTGGCTGCAGAGGCTGAAAGACGCTTACGACGGCGCAGAGGATGCGCTGGACCTCCTCAACTACGACCGCCTCAGGCGCAAGGTGGCGGAAGCCGCAAGGAGCAGTGGTAAGAGGCCAACTAATCCGGTacgttcttctttttttcacatACCAAAACCTGTGAAATGGATGATAAAAGGCTGTCGGGATATGGGGTCGCCTCAAAAGATCAAGCTGAAGCGAAGGCTGAACAAGCTGGAAAAGATCGCCGGCGAAGCCCAGACACTCCGCGATTTGTTAGGCGCCACAGCAGCGCCCGACAGGCAGAACATCGCGCAACCTCCGCAAAAAGTGTTTGGCCGCGACAAAGAT encodes:
- the LOC109716706 gene encoding inositol-pentakisphosphate 2-kinase IPK1; protein product: MEMVLRAEDAKDWVYKGEGAANLILSYRGSSPSLLGKVLRIQKVPKDKTQFPNTRDVLTRHEQLLWRDAAELVESSSRHNLAQRYVVHVMSPFLGAKHIDVGIRVSVSRDFLELVKVNIRSHRPILRVDVSEVDILSDSALVISDHSIFTGTSDESICIAVEIKPKCGFLPSSEFIAKANSVKKHVTRYKMHQLLKLHHGEILKESEYDPLDLFSGSKDRICKAIGALFSTPENNFRVFLNGSLIFGCMGRDNIPSHQVNKTFEDLIKVGGLQLSSFLELLGEVIFKSGILDRLLATQKLDVLDIEGAIHAYYNIVSQPCSVCKSIADAELLDRYSFLHSLPMEKSLKIVREFLVAATAKDCSLIISFRPRESGITSSDYSSICLKSLNRIYYYKAHFIDLDMKPLEKMVYYYEKDQKIVNFYKRNVETEQSSCNSKNGVNCYRKKHFHQ